In Shouchella patagoniensis, the following are encoded in one genomic region:
- a CDS encoding DNA polymerase III subunit alpha, whose protein sequence is MHALLSNIYSEYSLLQSGNRIKALVAHAKSVGYQTLALTDKHVLYGVVPFYQECVKAGIKPIVGLELNVMAGKEPVPIRLLAKNNAGLKQLIAISTELGSQTGPKGISLTMFQQQSTECVVLLSKQSFRQAPNWQKRWEALTLNADAFLELEGRADQEVIQFASAHQIRCIAAPPVRFLLKEDAGTYQLIRAIEAGTTMEHLSLEEGWENQYLPTVAELTARFQSDVLASTEEVARRIDVKVPIEKPRIPSYDGLSEQEADEKLRELCQNGATVRYGQIGKEQSDRLEKELNVIASMGYASYFLIVADFVNFAKQKGILTGPGRGSSASSIVAYTLFITDVDPLTHDLLFERFLNPERVSLPDIDVDFPDYRRDEVLAYVKERFGHEKVAQIITFGTFAGRAAIRDAGKALAIKSSFVDKVAKSLSPSSLPLKAAIEQHLFSEHSSPELDELLFFAQKIEGFPRHASTHAAGVIISDRPLKEKIAVQLGNDDQLITQADMDSLDALGFVKFDFLGLRNLTLLERMIETIKAESGQIINLQDIPLDDKPTYRLLQAGKSTGIFQLESGGMRNVLKQLEPNSFNDIVATTALYRPGPMDFIPEYIRGKHGEEVVYSKHAAINHLLEPTFGVLVYQEQIMQLVQLSAGYNLAEADIFRRAISKKQRSVMDEQKQQFMQRSQKLGFSEGEAASFFALIERFADYGFPKSHATAYSFISYWLSYLRVHFPTAFFAALCSSVWQSRDKLYAYLNEAKSAGIRVLAPSYYYSDSLFSIENGALRFGLLPISGVSLQAIEELKMIRKEGKDDDLFSFVARVSTKAINRKVIEALIKSGGFDEWGKPRSVLLGNLDKALAFSEQIRKFKDSVGGLFTIKPATPAYIETEPSTAMEELEWEREVLGFYLSGHPIENERERLEPFGRRSIADCYPSRKQVRIAGLLKEVKKISTKKGEAMAFMTLSDESGECDCVAFPKVWKSFEAMLSSHLLVFLEGVMEERDSQKQFVIQRAVDVMSMRVNRPKQVLYIRMVDKEDTPTRLSDLKYILSQDSGLTPVILYREKEQGTKRLADEYAVAPKKRTMQLLKRLFGEENVVLKSED, encoded by the coding sequence ATGCACGCATTGCTTTCTAATATATACAGTGAATACAGCTTACTTCAATCAGGCAATCGTATAAAAGCGCTTGTTGCTCATGCTAAATCAGTTGGTTATCAAACGCTTGCATTGACCGATAAACATGTACTTTACGGAGTCGTACCTTTTTATCAGGAGTGTGTGAAGGCAGGGATTAAACCTATCGTTGGTCTAGAATTAAACGTAATGGCAGGAAAAGAACCCGTGCCTATCCGTCTACTTGCAAAAAACAATGCAGGTTTAAAGCAACTAATTGCAATCAGCACTGAGTTAGGCAGTCAAACAGGCCCAAAAGGTATCAGCTTAACAATGTTTCAGCAACAAAGCACAGAATGTGTTGTGCTTCTGTCAAAACAGTCTTTCCGACAAGCACCTAATTGGCAAAAGAGGTGGGAAGCTTTAACGTTAAATGCCGATGCCTTTTTGGAACTTGAAGGACGTGCGGATCAAGAGGTTATTCAATTTGCTTCGGCGCATCAGATTCGATGTATCGCCGCACCACCAGTCCGTTTCTTGCTTAAAGAGGATGCGGGCACGTATCAACTAATTCGAGCAATTGAAGCTGGTACAACGATGGAGCATCTCTCTTTGGAGGAAGGCTGGGAGAATCAATATCTGCCTACTGTAGCGGAGTTGACTGCTCGTTTTCAGTCAGATGTACTTGCTTCAACAGAGGAAGTTGCTAGGCGAATAGATGTAAAAGTGCCAATCGAAAAACCTCGTATTCCATCTTATGACGGCTTGTCCGAACAAGAAGCCGATGAGAAGCTTAGAGAGTTGTGCCAAAACGGAGCAACAGTAAGGTATGGGCAGATTGGGAAAGAACAAAGCGATCGTCTGGAAAAAGAGCTTAATGTAATAGCTAGCATGGGTTACGCATCGTATTTTTTGATTGTGGCAGATTTCGTCAATTTTGCGAAACAAAAAGGGATTTTAACTGGTCCAGGAAGAGGGTCGTCAGCAAGTTCTATTGTTGCTTACACTTTATTTATAACCGATGTTGATCCACTTACCCATGATTTATTATTTGAGCGGTTTTTGAATCCTGAAAGGGTGAGTTTACCAGATATTGATGTCGATTTCCCAGATTACCGCCGAGATGAAGTGCTTGCCTACGTAAAAGAGAGATTTGGACATGAAAAGGTTGCTCAAATTATTACATTTGGTACATTTGCTGGTAGAGCGGCAATTCGAGATGCTGGAAAAGCACTCGCAATAAAAAGCTCCTTTGTTGACAAAGTTGCAAAATCGCTTAGTCCATCTTCATTACCATTAAAAGCGGCAATCGAACAACACTTATTTTCCGAACATTCATCGCCAGAGTTAGATGAGTTGCTGTTTTTTGCACAGAAAATTGAAGGATTTCCACGTCACGCATCCACTCATGCTGCTGGGGTAATTATTAGTGACCGCCCACTTAAAGAAAAAATCGCGGTGCAATTAGGAAACGATGATCAATTGATTACGCAAGCAGATATGGACAGCTTAGACGCACTAGGGTTTGTTAAATTTGATTTTTTAGGATTACGAAATTTAACATTACTAGAACGGATGATTGAAACGATTAAGGCAGAGTCAGGACAGATAATTAATTTGCAAGACATCCCCCTTGACGACAAACCAACATACCGACTTTTACAAGCAGGAAAGTCAACTGGAATTTTTCAGCTTGAGTCAGGGGGGATGAGGAATGTACTAAAGCAGTTAGAACCAAACTCCTTTAATGATATTGTTGCAACCACTGCATTGTATCGACCTGGGCCAATGGATTTTATCCCAGAATATATTAGAGGCAAACATGGGGAGGAAGTCGTCTATTCGAAGCATGCTGCCATTAATCATCTTCTTGAGCCGACTTTTGGAGTCCTTGTTTATCAAGAACAGATTATGCAACTTGTACAATTGAGTGCTGGATATAACTTAGCAGAGGCTGATATTTTCAGAAGAGCAATTAGCAAGAAACAGCGTTCCGTGATGGATGAACAGAAACAGCAGTTTATGCAGCGGAGCCAAAAGCTCGGGTTTAGTGAGGGAGAAGCAGCCTCATTCTTTGCCTTAATTGAACGGTTTGCAGATTATGGATTTCCAAAAAGCCACGCGACTGCATATAGTTTCATTAGCTATTGGCTTTCTTATTTGCGTGTTCACTTTCCAACTGCTTTTTTTGCTGCGCTATGTTCGTCAGTCTGGCAGTCTCGGGATAAGTTGTACGCATATTTAAATGAAGCGAAATCTGCAGGAATTAGAGTGTTAGCACCATCTTATTATTACAGTGACAGCCTTTTTTCGATTGAAAATGGAGCACTGAGATTTGGCTTATTGCCGATTTCTGGTGTAAGCCTTCAGGCAATAGAAGAATTAAAAATGATTAGGAAGGAAGGGAAAGATGACGACTTATTTTCATTTGTTGCACGTGTATCAACTAAAGCCATAAATAGAAAAGTAATTGAAGCGTTAATAAAATCAGGGGGCTTTGACGAGTGGGGAAAGCCTCGCTCCGTTCTTCTAGGAAATCTTGATAAAGCACTTGCATTTTCCGAACAAATTAGGAAGTTTAAGGATTCTGTGGGGGGATTGTTTACGATTAAACCAGCAACGCCAGCTTACATTGAAACGGAACCTTCAACAGCAATGGAAGAGTTGGAATGGGAACGCGAAGTATTGGGTTTTTATCTATCGGGTCATCCAATTGAAAACGAACGTGAAAGACTAGAGCCATTCGGGAGAAGAAGTATTGCAGACTGTTATCCTTCTCGTAAACAAGTTCGCATTGCTGGTTTACTAAAAGAAGTAAAAAAAATCTCCACTAAAAAAGGTGAGGCGATGGCTTTTATGACACTTAGTGATGAATCAGGAGAGTGTGATTGTGTAGCCTTTCCAAAAGTCTGGAAATCATTTGAAGCGATGCTTTCCAGTCATTTACTTGTGTTTTTGGAAGGGGTTATGGAAGAACGTGATTCGCAAAAACAATTTGTCATTCAAAGAGCAGTGGATGTGATGAGTATGCGCGTTAATCGACCTAAACAAGTTCTTTACATCCGAATGGTCGATAAAGAGGATACTCCGACACGGTTAAGTGATTTGAAATATATACTCAGCCAAGATTCTGGATTAACACCAGTTATATTATATCGTGAAAAAGAACAAGGAACGAAGAGGCTTGCTGATGAGTACGCTGTTGCTCCTAAAAAGCGGACAATGCAGCTATTGAAGAGGTTATTTGGAGAAGAAAATGTTGTCTTAAAAAGTGAGGATTAA
- a CDS encoding YtrH family sporulation protein, with protein sequence MLLTKEMLAHLVMNFFIAFGVMIGGALIGGIGAFLIGKPILIEIYSLSNSLKIWAIVAAIGGSFDAITKIESGLFSGVHEDVYHTLAMLLVAFCGAQSGSILLRWIVGDPV encoded by the coding sequence ATGCTTTTGACAAAAGAGATGTTGGCCCACTTAGTCATGAATTTTTTTATTGCGTTTGGTGTCATGATTGGAGGCGCTTTAATTGGTGGGATAGGAGCCTTTTTAATCGGCAAACCAATCCTCATTGAAATCTATAGCCTGTCAAACAGTTTAAAGATCTGGGCAATTGTCGCTGCAATTGGAGGTTCATTTGATGCGATTACGAAAATTGAAAGCGGCTTATTTAGTGGTGTTCATGAAGATGTTTATCATACGCTCGCTATGCTACTTGTTGCTTTTTGCGGTGCTCAGTCAGGTTCAATTCTTTTGAGATGGATTGTTGGTGATCCTGTTTAA
- the ytrI gene encoding sporulation membrane protein YtrI → MYIPNYKKHRGWLRFFSGILIGALIGWSFFLAEYGQKHDRLYGEIGKKNIIIQDLQDKNAQFINDLSLQNEENAKNLLVQTVSVTIINTEQYHLSRLNVYELRQQVLKELQHLQGTSIETIASLMEVMESAVENKTYKVNDNAYTLEIKRTYALPDFRIDVEIIKEESKTTN, encoded by the coding sequence ATGTACATCCCAAATTACAAAAAACACCGCGGATGGCTTCGCTTTTTTTCTGGTATCTTAATTGGCGCTTTAATTGGCTGGAGCTTTTTCCTTGCAGAATATGGGCAAAAACACGATCGACTCTATGGAGAGATCGGTAAAAAAAACATCATTATTCAAGACCTTCAAGATAAAAATGCCCAATTTATAAATGACTTATCTTTACAAAACGAAGAAAATGCCAAAAATTTACTCGTTCAAACTGTCTCCGTTACAATTATAAACACTGAACAATATCATTTAAGTAGGCTCAATGTATACGAGTTAAGGCAACAAGTCCTAAAAGAACTGCAACACCTGCAAGGAACGAGTATTGAAACAATTGCAAGTTTAATGGAAGTCATGGAGAGCGCAGTCGAAAACAAAACCTACAAAGTAAATGACAATGCTTATACTTTAGAAATTAAGCGCACTTACGCTTTACCTGACTTTCGTATTGATGTTGAAATAATAAAAGAGGAAAGCAAAACGACGAATTAA